From the Nostoc sp. PCC 7107 genome, the window TTCCCCTCGCAGAAGAAACAGGAATGATTGCTTCTATTGGTCAATGGGTGCTTTATGAAGCCTGTCGTCAATTGCAAGCATGGCATCAACAATTTCCCATTTACCCACCCCTAACAATTAGTGTCAATTTTTCTGGCAAACAAGTTATGCAGCCTGATATTGTCAAACAGGTTAAACAAGTTTTGCAAGACACTGGTTTGGAAGCAGGTACTTTAAAGTTGGAAATTACTGAAAGCTTGCTAATGGATAATTTTGAATTGGCAACAGCCATGCTTTCCCAGCTAACAACCCTGAATATAGAATTGCACATGGATGATTTTGGCACAGGTTATTCATCTTTAAGTTATTTGCACCGCTTACCACTAAAAACTATTAAAATCGATCGCTCTTTTATTAGTAATATTGGCAGTCGAGGGGAAAATTTAGAAATTGTCCGAGCTATTGTGACATTGGCTCACAATTTAAATATGTCAGTCACCGCCGAAGGGATAGAAACATTGCAACAGTTAGCCCAACTCAAAGCATTACAATGCGATCAAGGACAAGGATATTTCTTTTTTCCAGCTTTAGAAGGTTCCGCGGTAGAAGTACTACTTGCTAGTAATTTATCTGACATGAACTTTTTAGAGGTGTAATATAGCACTTTACTATATAGCGGTAGTCAGATATGTTAGGACAATTTGAAAGCTTGAATGCCAGGAATGGTAAGACTTTTCCTCCTGCCTCTCTACAGTCGCTACAACGGGGGGAACCCCCGCAACGCGCTGCTCTCTGCCTCCTGCTATATTTCAGTTTTTTCAAAAACATACCCTATGTAAAGCCTGATTACTGTACTGTATATCCCCCATCAATTACAAGTGATGTTGCTGTAATATATGAAGCTTTGTCAGATGCCAGAAACAGAATAGCCTGAGCCACTTCTTGTGGTTTTCCTATACGTTTCATGGGAACTGTTGCAGCGAGTTGATCTATGACTTCTTCCTTTGTCAGACCTTGCCAATCGGCGAATTGTTGGGTTTGGAATGTCTCAATTACACCTGGACAAACACAATTTACTCTGATGTTTTCAGTCGCTAGGTCATGAGCCAGACTTCGGGTTAATTGGAGAACTGCTCCTTTAGTGGTGTTATATAATGCAAAACCGGGAAAGGCAATTAATGCAGCTATAGATGCTACGTTGACAATAGTGCCACCACCACGCTTGCGGATATGTGGAATGGCATATTTAGCGCAAAAAGCATAGCCTTTAACATTTGTTCCTAAAACTTTATCCCAATCCAAATTGGAAGCTTTTTCCAGAGAACCAATCGCTAAAATTCCTGCATTAGCAACTAAAATATCTATACTTTGCCATTGATTAACAACATTTGTGATCCAATCTTGCACCTGGTTTTCATTACTAACATCGCAGGTGCAAAACATTGCATCTCCACCACTATTTTTTATTTCTTCCAGCAGTGATAAACCACCACTGGTATCAATATCAGAGATCGCCACTCTAGCACCTTCAGCGGCAAAAAGTTTAGCTGTCTCTCGGCCAATACCAGAACTACCCCCAGTAACTAAGGCTACTTTATTTACTAGCTCCATAAATTCACAGTCCTTTTAAATAAAACTAGACAGCTTTTTAATTAAGAGAATACTGGTTGCAGATGTAAATATTCCGATTCCGGTAATATTCCCTCTTGTAAGACAAGCTCATTCACGAAAGTATCAATTTTTTGCCGATCTATATTTTGCATAACTATCAGATGGGCAAAATTATCGAGAGTCGCCAATTGCCATTTTTTAATCAACACTTGGTTCGGCTTTTGAAACACGACTGTATTGGAGAATTTATTCAGCATACAAGGATATTCTCGCAATTGAAGTTGCTGGAATAAATATTGAGCATTCTGAATACATGTCTTGGCCTCTTGGGCAAATCCTTCATAACCTTTGGTTTTGAGAGCATACCAAAGTATCAGTGGCGTGTGACCATTGCGAGAACCAAGAATAGTGGTATCTTTTGAACCGATGTATTCAATCATGGTTTCAACTTTTTCTACCCATTTTTTCTTGGTTAAAACTACACCACAAGGGATGGGAGAGCCAATAAATTTACCAGAGATAGCCACACTATCTATAGGTTTTTGAAAGTTGATTTGGGGTGCATGATCTAAAAAGGGTAAAATCATCCCTGAAAGTGCGGCATCACAATGTATATAGTAATCTTTAATTTGATGGCGCTTTAAAATTTCTAAAATTTTGTCTAGGTCATCAATTGCACCTTTGACGGTAGTACCGATATTTAGGCTAATAATGACTGGTTTGTGAGAATTTTGCTGAATTGCTTGGGATAAATATTCATAACTGATCTCGCCATTAATTTGGGAATTAATTACTTGATGTTGAACACCAAACAGTCTAGCTGCTTTAGCAATTGAGTAATGAGAGTCTTGGGATGAATAGAGAATTCCATCAGGATAAATTTCTCTAGCTAATAAGATTCCATATAAGTTCCCTTCAGTTCCACCAGCGGTTACATAGCCCCAAAACTCATTTTCAGGAATTTTATATAGTTGGGCAAAAAATGATAAAACTTCTTGTTCAAATTTGCGAGAATGGAGACCAAAATTCGGCTCTATATATGGGTCTCCAGCATTATTTAATAAAAAACTAAAAAACTTATTTATACAAGTGAAGTCACAACTTAAATTATATGGATAACCTGCGTGGAACTGCGATCGCTGTTCTATTTGTTGCCAAAAAATTGCTAACTCCTTGCTCACAGTATCTAACATATTTTCTGATTTATTATCTTTATGAGTTCACGCAAGTTTTACTCTAGGTTATAAGTATCAATTCAATATTTTTAGATTTTCTTAATGAATATAATAATACATTTAAAGTTTTAATGAAGCAGTGATTATACTGAGGATATTCAGGAAGTTTGTGTGGATGAAGCAAGCTTATCTAGTTGAATTACGTTGTACAAATAGGCTCTCTATAGTTGCTAATAAACAGTATCAGTATTTGACAAAAATAAGCTAGTGAATTTC encodes:
- a CDS encoding histidine decarboxylase, whose amino-acid sequence is MLDTVSKELAIFWQQIEQRSQFHAGYPYNLSCDFTCINKFFSFLLNNAGDPYIEPNFGLHSRKFEQEVLSFFAQLYKIPENEFWGYVTAGGTEGNLYGILLAREIYPDGILYSSQDSHYSIAKAARLFGVQHQVINSQINGEISYEYLSQAIQQNSHKPVIISLNIGTTVKGAIDDLDKILEILKRHQIKDYYIHCDAALSGMILPFLDHAPQINFQKPIDSVAISGKFIGSPIPCGVVLTKKKWVEKVETMIEYIGSKDTTILGSRNGHTPLILWYALKTKGYEGFAQEAKTCIQNAQYLFQQLQLREYPCMLNKFSNTVVFQKPNQVLIKKWQLATLDNFAHLIVMQNIDRQKIDTFVNELVLQEGILPESEYLHLQPVFS
- a CDS encoding SDR family NAD(P)-dependent oxidoreductase — encoded protein: MELVNKVALVTGGSSGIGRETAKLFAAEGARVAISDIDTSGGLSLLEEIKNSGGDAMFCTCDVSNENQVQDWITNVVNQWQSIDILVANAGILAIGSLEKASNLDWDKVLGTNVKGYAFCAKYAIPHIRKRGGGTIVNVASIAALIAFPGFALYNTTKGAVLQLTRSLAHDLATENIRVNCVCPGVIETFQTQQFADWQGLTKEEVIDQLAATVPMKRIGKPQEVAQAILFLASDKASYITATSLVIDGGYTVQ